A genomic region of Mugil cephalus isolate CIBA_MC_2020 chromosome 5, CIBA_Mcephalus_1.1, whole genome shotgun sequence contains the following coding sequences:
- the purab gene encoding transcriptional activator protein Pur-alpha, protein MADRDSGSDHGGPTAGPGSLPPGAMGAMSRLQHDTEELASKRVDIQNKRFYLDVKQNVKGRFLKIAEVGAGGNKSRLTLSMSVAVEFRDYLGDFIEHYAQLGPTNPDIVQDEPRRALKSEFLVRENRKYYMDLKENQRGRFLRIRQTVNRGPGLGSAQGQTIALPAQGLIEFRDALAKLIDDYGVDEEPAELPEGTSLTVDNKRFFFDVGSNKYGVFMRVSEVKPTYRNSITVPCKVWSKFGNTFSKYAEEMRKIQERSREKRASELLPEGPHGADDGDDD, encoded by the coding sequence ATGGCGGACAGAGACAGTGGCAGTGACCACGGAGGGCCCACCGCAGGCCCCGGCTCGCTGCCCCCGGGCGCGATGGGCGCCATGTCCCGGCTGCAGCATGACACCGAGGAGCTCGCCTCCAAGCGCGTCGACATCCAGAACAAGCGCTTCTACCTTGACGTGAAGCAGAATGTGAAAGGCCGCTTCCTAAAGATAGCCGAGGTCGGGGCTGGGGGAAACAAGAGCCGCCTCACTCTCTCCATGTCTGTCGCCGTGGAGTTCCGCGATTATCTCGGGGACTTTATCGAACATTACGCCCAGCTGGGCCCGACCAACCCGGACATAGTGCAGGATGAGCCCCGGCGGGCGCTCAAGAGCGAATTCCTGGTGCGGGAGAATCGGAAATATTACATGGATCTAAAGGAGAACCAGAGGGGGCGGTTCCTGAGGATCCGACAGACCGTTAATCGGGGGCCCGGATTGGGAAGCGCACAAGGCCAGACCATCGCTCTGCCGGCGCAGGGTCTCATCGAGTTCCGCGATGCTTTGGCTAAACTCATCGACGACTACGGCGTGGACGAGGAGCCGGCAGAGCTCCCGGAGGGCACCTCTCTCACGGTCGACAACAAGCGCTTCTTCTTCGACGTGGGCTCCAATAAGTACGGAGTCTTCATGCGGGTTAGCGAGGTGAAGCCCACGTACCGGAACTCCATCACGGTTCCCTGCAAAGTGTGGTCCAAATTCGGCAACACCTTCAGTAAATACGCGGAGGAGATGAGGAAGATCCAGGAGAGGAGTAGAGAGAAACGGGCCTCCGAACTGCTACCTGAGGGCCCGCACGGCGCAGATGATGGAGACGATGACTGA